Proteins found in one Verrucomicrobiota bacterium genomic segment:
- a CDS encoding efflux RND transporter permease subunit, with protein sequence MTLSEICIKRPVLATMMSLAIILFGVAGILQLPVRELPDIDPPIVTITTIYPGANARIIETEVTERIEDAVSGVEGIEKLTSQSREQLSLVTVQFSLSRNIDVAAQEIRDRVLRIRSNLPDDIDEPVIAKADSDARPIMWVALFSEQRSTLELTDLAENQLQEQLQIVPGVSSVILGGSKRFAIRIRLDSAAMAAREITIIDVEDALENQNVDLPSGQLENREREFSIYTRGDLQTPEEFGRIVVSDAGSPLVRLEDVATVEIGVENEKTVARYNGDPAVGLGVIRQSQANTIEVAKGITATMERLSANLPDDVSWFVAYDESIFVEKAITEVWRTLGITFGLVVLTIFIFLRNIRSTLVPAITIPVSVIGTFFVLYLFGYSINILTMLALVLVIGIVVDDSIVVLENIYRHIEEGMKPIEAAILGMKEITFAVIVTTVTLVAVFLPITFQTSDTGRLFIEFGVTLASAVVVSSFVALTLTPMLSARTQRARKRSLEEEFWFFRFFEKGFDRLARAYEKTLGFSLNHPSVILLIIAGAVGVGAFFYLKLDQEFLVEEDKGRLFALAIAPEGSTSDYTDRMVEKMEQIVKQVPEVAGFFTAVALPLDGVGNPAQGLMFARFVDASERKRSVPDIVNAPGGLKDQFFGGVEGAFSIAILPKSIGSGFGLPYQLVLQSPDLDLLSGLGERIAGRLSAEGFLTNTRSTFNLDKPELRVVPNRDRLNELNVSLADLSRTLQVLFGGEDISNVKRDGKEYDVIAQLDRESRLTPEDISRVYVRTGAGELVPVSNLVDFEEGGGPNAIERYNRIRSTTIEATPTGVTMGEAIRRTEAILEEELPPNVTYTWSGEAEDLIDTGNEILFVLGFALLLVYMVLAAQFESLTNPLTVLLTVPLAACGAFGALWALSFFERIPGMNLNLFSQIGLILLVGLVTKNAILLVEFANQQLARGVSAKQAMLEAGKIRFRPIMMTSVSTIAGLMPIVIGFGAGAESRRPLGVAAAGGLISSLALTLIAVPVVYLLFSKLTRKPRATEPGTNDEKTA encoded by the coding sequence TGATGAGCTTGGCAATCATCCTGTTTGGGGTTGCGGGGATTCTCCAGCTTCCGGTGCGCGAGCTGCCGGACATCGATCCGCCGATTGTTACGATCACCACTATTTATCCGGGCGCCAATGCGAGGATCATAGAAACGGAAGTTACCGAGCGCATCGAAGATGCTGTAAGCGGAGTTGAAGGTATCGAGAAACTGACCTCCCAGAGCCGAGAGCAGTTAAGCCTTGTTACCGTGCAGTTTTCTTTGAGCCGCAATATCGATGTTGCTGCTCAGGAAATCCGTGACCGTGTTTTGCGAATTCGGTCGAACCTTCCCGACGATATCGATGAGCCCGTTATTGCCAAGGCCGACTCAGATGCTCGGCCGATCATGTGGGTCGCTCTTTTTAGCGAACAACGGTCAACCCTTGAGCTGACCGATCTCGCCGAGAATCAGCTTCAAGAGCAACTCCAAATCGTGCCAGGAGTGAGCTCGGTGATCCTCGGAGGTTCAAAGCGATTTGCGATTCGCATAAGACTTGATTCGGCGGCGATGGCTGCCCGGGAAATCACCATAATCGACGTCGAAGATGCTCTCGAAAATCAGAACGTCGACTTACCGAGCGGCCAACTGGAAAACCGTGAACGGGAATTCTCAATTTACACCCGAGGTGACCTGCAAACACCCGAGGAATTTGGTCGGATAGTTGTTTCTGATGCTGGTTCCCCTCTCGTAAGGTTGGAAGATGTTGCGACCGTCGAGATCGGCGTTGAGAACGAAAAGACAGTTGCCCGTTACAACGGCGACCCAGCGGTTGGTCTGGGGGTAATTCGCCAGTCGCAGGCCAACACGATTGAGGTGGCAAAGGGGATTACTGCCACAATGGAGAGGCTTTCGGCCAATTTACCCGACGACGTCTCCTGGTTTGTCGCCTATGATGAAAGCATATTCGTTGAGAAAGCGATTACCGAGGTGTGGCGGACCCTCGGGATCACATTCGGACTCGTTGTCCTTACCATCTTTATCTTTCTCCGAAACATCCGATCGACTCTCGTCCCAGCGATTACCATCCCTGTGTCGGTTATCGGAACTTTCTTCGTTCTCTACCTCTTTGGGTATTCGATCAACATTCTGACCATGCTCGCCCTTGTTCTGGTGATCGGAATCGTGGTCGATGACTCGATTGTAGTTCTGGAGAACATTTACCGGCATATCGAGGAGGGGATGAAGCCTATCGAAGCTGCTATCCTGGGCATGAAGGAGATCACCTTCGCGGTGATCGTAACGACTGTGACTCTGGTAGCCGTTTTTCTACCCATCACTTTTCAAACCTCCGATACAGGACGTCTCTTCATCGAGTTTGGGGTTACTCTCGCGAGTGCGGTCGTTGTCTCCTCTTTCGTTGCTCTCACCCTTACCCCGATGCTTTCAGCGCGGACCCAGCGGGCAAGGAAGCGGAGCCTGGAAGAGGAGTTTTGGTTCTTCCGATTCTTTGAAAAAGGTTTTGATCGTCTCGCTCGAGCCTATGAAAAAACGCTCGGATTCTCTCTCAATCATCCCTCGGTCATCCTTCTGATTATCGCGGGTGCGGTCGGGGTCGGGGCCTTCTTTTATCTAAAGCTGGATCAGGAGTTTTTGGTCGAGGAAGATAAGGGAAGACTATTCGCACTAGCCATCGCTCCAGAGGGTTCCACCTCTGATTACACTGACCGAATGGTCGAAAAGATGGAACAAATTGTGAAGCAAGTCCCAGAGGTGGCAGGATTCTTTACCGCTGTTGCCCTTCCCCTTGACGGCGTCGGAAACCCCGCGCAGGGCCTCATGTTTGCCCGCTTTGTCGACGCAAGTGAGAGAAAGCGTTCCGTTCCTGACATCGTCAACGCTCCGGGTGGACTCAAGGACCAGTTCTTTGGGGGCGTCGAGGGCGCGTTTTCAATCGCAATTCTCCCAAAATCGATTGGTTCCGGGTTTGGCCTGCCCTATCAACTCGTTCTGCAAAGCCCGGATCTCGACCTTCTGTCTGGCCTCGGCGAACGGATCGCTGGGCGTCTCTCGGCCGAAGGTTTTCTCACCAACACCCGGTCGACTTTCAATCTCGACAAGCCGGAGTTGAGGGTAGTCCCAAACCGCGATCGTTTAAACGAGCTCAATGTCTCATTGGCTGACTTGTCGCGCACCCTCCAAGTTCTTTTTGGCGGCGAGGACATTTCCAACGTAAAGCGTGACGGCAAGGAGTATGATGTAATCGCCCAGCTCGATCGTGAGTCCCGTCTCACACCGGAAGACATCAGCCGCGTCTATGTCCGCACCGGAGCGGGAGAACTCGTACCAGTCTCCAATCTAGTCGACTTTGAAGAGGGAGGTGGTCCAAACGCAATCGAACGTTACAATCGGATCCGGTCGACTACGATCGAGGCCACCCCAACCGGGGTCACCATGGGAGAAGCGATTCGCCGAACGGAAGCAATTCTCGAGGAGGAACTACCTCCCAACGTGACCTACACCTGGAGTGGCGAAGCCGAGGATCTGATCGATACCGGGAATGAAATTCTTTTCGTCCTGGGATTCGCCCTACTTCTGGTTTACATGGTTCTCGCCGCACAATTCGAGAGCCTCACCAATCCTCTCACGGTTTTATTGACGGTTCCCCTCGCTGCTTGCGGAGCCTTTGGCGCCCTTTGGGCATTGAGTTTCTTTGAGCGAATTCCCGGAATGAATCTGAACCTGTTTAGCCAGATAGGACTAATCCTCCTTGTGGGACTTGTGACGAAGAATGCAATCCTTCTGGTGGAATTCGCCAATCAACAGTTGGCTCGTGGCGTGAGCGCGAAACAAGCCATGCTGGAGGCAGGAAAAATCCGCTTCCGACCAATCATGATGACCAGCGTTTCAACGATTGCCGGACTTATGCCAATCGTAATTGGTTTCGGGGCAGGCGCAGAGAGCAGGCGACCTCTTGGTGTCGCGGCAGCTGGAGGGCTGATCAGCAGTCTCGCGCTAACCCTAATCGCCGTTCCGGTCGTCTACCTGCTCTTTTCGAAACTCACCCGTAAGCCGCGAGCTACGGAACCGGGGACGAACGACGAAAAGACTGCCTAA
- a CDS encoding VC0807 family protein gives MKNSEITFTGTTCHGFFTFVSDTVKKQENPWFNLGFNIVVPSLLLIKGDDWFGGILEGLPFETAKSIFVIALAFPLGYGIYDFVRRRAWNFFSILGIVGVLLTGGIGLLELPPVWVAVKEAGIPGALGLATLISTFTRYPLVRLFIYRPEIFQVHRIQSRLEERNNKAGFETLMRKTTYLLSASFFLSSILSYFLARWIVVSPAGTTEFNEELAKMNVLTFPVIMGPALIVTGFAIWLCFRGLKELTGLTLEEMIEDPKAREAAKES, from the coding sequence ATGAAAAACTCGGAAATTACCTTTACGGGAACGACGTGTCACGGTTTTTTCACGTTCGTGTCGGACACCGTAAAGAAACAGGAAAACCCGTGGTTCAATCTCGGCTTCAATATTGTCGTCCCGTCGCTTCTTCTGATCAAGGGCGACGACTGGTTCGGAGGAATACTAGAGGGTCTCCCGTTTGAAACCGCTAAATCGATCTTTGTAATAGCCCTAGCATTTCCCCTTGGCTATGGGATCTATGATTTCGTTCGAAGACGAGCATGGAACTTTTTCTCTATCTTAGGAATTGTTGGGGTTCTTTTAACGGGAGGTATCGGCTTACTTGAGCTTCCTCCGGTTTGGGTCGCAGTTAAAGAGGCTGGAATCCCTGGAGCCCTAGGTCTTGCCACCTTGATCTCGACTTTTACCCGTTATCCTTTGGTGCGCCTATTTATCTATCGTCCCGAAATTTTCCAGGTTCACCGAATACAGAGTCGGCTTGAAGAGAGAAATAATAAAGCTGGTTTTGAAACTTTGATGAGAAAAACGACCTACCTCCTCTCTGCATCATTTTTCCTCAGTTCTATTTTGAGTTATTTTTTGGCAAGGTGGATCGTCGTTAGCCCGGCTGGAACTACGGAGTTCAACGAAGAATTGGCAAAAATGAACGTGCTCACTTTTCCTGTAATTATGGGTCCCGCCTTGATCGTGACTGGCTTCGCAATCTGGCTTTGTTTTCGTGGTTTGAAAGAGCTGACGGGACTGACTCTGGAGGAAATGATCGAGGATCCAAAGGCGCGGGAAGCGGCGAAGGAGAGTTAG
- a CDS encoding phosphopantothenoylcysteine decarboxylase, producing the protein MKFSSPLRCVITAGPTREPIDPVRYISNASTGKMGFAIAKAAVEAGWTVDLISGPTQLVEPPECILYPVVTGEEMFHQVDALFDACDILIMTAAVVDFRPKQVLDRKEKKGDARLDLEMEPVVDILKTVSQRKRNQFLVGFAAETHDLENYALWKLEEKNLDLIAANRIDEAGAGFAGDTNILTVLGPEGFREEWPLSDKEVLGERLVSLISRILEPDDVLKTAR; encoded by the coding sequence GTGAAGTTTTCATCCCCATTACGGTGCGTAATCACGGCTGGTCCCACGAGGGAGCCAATAGACCCGGTGCGTTACATCAGCAATGCCTCCACAGGAAAGATGGGGTTTGCGATTGCGAAAGCCGCGGTAGAGGCTGGTTGGACGGTCGACCTCATTAGCGGTCCTACCCAACTCGTAGAACCTCCCGAGTGCATCCTTTATCCCGTAGTCACCGGCGAGGAGATGTTTCATCAGGTAGACGCGCTGTTCGACGCCTGCGATATTCTCATCATGACTGCAGCCGTTGTGGACTTCCGCCCCAAACAAGTCCTTGACCGAAAGGAGAAGAAAGGAGACGCCCGGCTCGATCTGGAAATGGAGCCCGTCGTGGACATTCTAAAGACCGTTTCGCAGAGAAAGAGGAATCAGTTTCTCGTTGGATTTGCCGCGGAAACCCACGACTTGGAGAACTACGCTCTCTGGAAATTGGAGGAGAAAAATCTCGATTTGATTGCCGCGAACCGGATTGACGAAGCGGGGGCAGGCTTTGCGGGAGACACCAACATCCTCACTGTTTTGGGCCCTGAAGGATTCCGGGAGGAGTGGCCACTAAGCGACAAAGAGGTCCTCGGAGAGCGGTTGGTTTCCCTCATTTCACGAATTCTCGAGCCGGACGACGTTCTCAAAACGGCTCGCTAG
- a CDS encoding DUF2784 domain-containing protein, whose translation MAGFAADVLLFVHFGFVVFVVGGLIVVWVGAALRWEWVRNPWFRVGHLLAIGFVVVQSWLGIICPLTDWEMQLRERAGEETYEGSFISHWLDRILYIEAPWEAFLAAYTIFGLLVLGSLFVVRPRFRSSRLTGEFRKEQVDDRNGD comes from the coding sequence ATGGCTGGTTTCGCGGCAGACGTTCTCCTCTTCGTCCACTTTGGATTTGTTGTTTTCGTGGTGGGTGGTCTGATAGTGGTTTGGGTAGGAGCTGCGCTGCGTTGGGAATGGGTTCGCAATCCTTGGTTTCGTGTAGGTCACCTTCTGGCAATTGGCTTCGTCGTTGTGCAGTCTTGGCTCGGGATTATCTGTCCCCTCACCGATTGGGAGATGCAGTTGCGCGAACGGGCGGGAGAAGAGACTTACGAGGGTTCGTTTATTTCCCATTGGCTGGATCGTATCCTTTACATCGAGGCACCATGGGAGGCGTTTCTTGCCGCCTACACGATCTTTGGCCTTTTGGTCTTAGGCAGTCTTTTCGTCGTTCGTCCCCGGTTCCGTAGCTCGCGGCTTACGGGTGAGTTTCGAAAAGAGCAGGTAGACGACCGGAACGGCGATTAG